The sequence below is a genomic window from Xiphophorus maculatus strain JP 163 A chromosome 18, X_maculatus-5.0-male, whole genome shotgun sequence.
AAACTTTGGCAGAAGATGATGGAGGTAAATTTCAAGGTCATCGATTGGCATGCAGCCAAGGAAGACATACAGTTCTTTAAGCTGTGGACTGTCAGCAAGAAAGGCAAATGAAGATGTTTGAGTCCATTTGTCTATGTCTGCACTTGGCATGCTTTTTTCAAGAACATAATTTGCACCATAGTTTGCAATACTGATGTATCTTCCActaactgacttaaaacatgGGAGGAGTTTCAGACTCTGTGCATCTTGTTGAGAAATGTTAGGCAGGTGGCAGTTGAAATACAACAGAAGAGCTTCAAAGTCCCTGTCAGTCAGGTTTGCTGTTTTGAATGCAGAGGTCTGAATCATGTACTCCAGAGCTTTCAAAATGCTTGATGGATTTTCAATGTTGGCTGTGTGTTGTGCCAGGAAAGGAATGATTTGACTCTCTTTGACACAGATTTTGTTCACTGCAAGCTGGATACATCCTGCTTTCATTAGAGTGTGAAAGACTTTGTCATTTTGGCCCTGTGGAAATATGGCAATGTTTATCAGACTTAGAGGTAGGAGTGCATCATGATCTGGGATGACAAGCTTCTCTCTGGCCATGAATTTGATTCCGGGTAATAAAGCCCAGTCTTTCAGAGTGTCAAGTACTGTTTCAAAGCTGGGTTTGATGTCCGTCTGATCTTCCTTAACAGCTACATTCTCACTGATGAAGCTCCATGTGTTCTTTAGCCAGGATTCACTAGGAAAGGTATCTTTCCACTTTACAGGGATCTTTGTTCGATACTCTCTAGGTAGAACAGACCCCAGAAGGTCACTAAAACTGCTGATGTCAAAGGGTTTTGCAACTCCTGCTTTTGACAGGACATTGCTGTACCTCATGTACAATGTATTCATAAACATATCTTTCCTAGACGATATAAGTTCATGGTGAGCTGTCAAAAACCTTGGTCTCTTTGAGTCAAACACTTGAAGCATATTCTCCATTGTTATCAATAGTGGCAAGCCATCAATTTTGACCTCATCCACTTCTATGTCTTTGAAACAGTAGTCAACCAGGAGCTTCAAGTTATGAACCATCTTGAAGGTAGACTGTGGGAGGCGGCAAGGGAGTTTCCCAACATGGCAAGATGTGTCAGGTGATGAGAAAGAGTGCAGAAATTGGCGGACATCACTTGGTGTTACATATGTGACTGGAATCCCTGCATCCTCCAGACAGAGGTAGAGGTTTGCAGTTTCATCACAACTATGAACCAAGTTAAAACCAATGTCAAGAAGCAAGGTTTTCAGCCTGTAGACATTTTCAGCCACAGACTTCCTTGAGGTCAAGTTATACTCTGTGTTTTTCAAGTGTTGAAGCTCATCCTGAAGTAGATTATCAAAGAAGGCTCTGCTTTTGTTCGCAGTGGATGTATTCACCCATGAGATGTAAATGACAGAGTGAATTTCAGAGTTGTCCATCTGGGCTGCTCTTACAACAGGAAGCAAACGCTTCAGATCAGCATGGATGCAGTTGTATACTGCTTTAACCAAGCAATACCAGTCTGGCTGAATGTCAAGTCTGTtggctgggaaaaaaaagaggtatTTCCGCAGAGTGTCTTTAACAACATGAAGAGGTGTTCCTTGTAGTATACTCATGGTGGGATCAGGACCTGGAAAGTATCGGCGCTTCAGCTGAATCAGCAGCTCAACATATGCAGGAGCTATAAGTGATGTCATCAAATTGTTATTCCAATCACTTCTTACCCCTACGCCATTGTCATCTCTCCATAGGTTTCTTCTAGCTGAGTCTAGGGCAAAATGTCCATTGACATGAAAAGGCAAACCAGTTTCCAGTGAAAGGGGCAAGAAGCAAAAGGCTCTGTGGGGTTTTTTATAGTTGTGGCTTACACAAGCTGCCACACCTCCACGTGGAAACAAAGTTATGTCTTCATTTTTGTGAGCTGAAACCACACTTTTGGACACATGTTCAATGTCTGGAAAGCCAGATCTGTTGCAGATCATCCACGAGGTCATGTTTCCATCAGTGTCCTCTATATCCATCGAGTAGGTTATCTGTTGGACTGGAATAGCAGCGAGCTGCTTCTTTTTAGTAACACTGTCAATGACAGAGGCATGAAATTGTTTGCGTTTTAGTCGATCGCCATCTGTTATTTTGGCTGTGACAGAATAGAGCACTTTTAGTTCACCAGATGCATGATCTATTTGACAAACTGATATTTTCTCCATGTGGTTGAGAAACATAAGAAGCTCTGCACCATCTGTTTTCAGCTTGTCTAGGAGGTTTTGCACCATTCTATCAGATGCAGGGACAGAACTGATCTCTGATGTTTTTGCCATCTCTATGGATCGGATGGGGAATCTGAACATTGTGCTCCGTTCTAACTTGAAATGAGCTCCCAAGTACAGATTTAGAACATCTGAAAACTGGGACCTGAAGTCCGAGTCCAAGTCTCTGAACATCCTTCCTGGACTTACAGATGTAGCTCCTGGTGCATACTGTGCATGTGGATCAAAGATGCAGAGAATGTCATTGTTTGAGATAAAGGATGGGCAGTCAGTTATGTGATAAACAGAGTTGAATCCGATTCCATATTGACCAGTTTTGCCTGGATTGGCCTCTTTTGTTCCTCTTCCAAGGTTTTGAATACCTCGGACATCATCCTCTGAGAATGGTTGATTGTTGTACACACAGAGGGCAGGGCCTTGCATCGGGATCCATTTATCATCAAATATTCTGTCAGTGGGGTGTGTCCTTGAATCAAATACAAAATAGATTTCTGTGGCTTTGGCATCATCTGCATTTTGAAGCAGCTCTTTCAGCATTTCCTTCTCTGATGGATAGGCATTGAGAATGCTTTTAATCCTGCTAgtgagtttttctttctgtccaaACTCACTGCCAAGTGGATTGAAGCAGACGTTAGATGCATATCTCTCGAGTGCTTTGTGACGTTTTGGGATTGCTCCAAGCTTCACAGCAACCTCTCTTGGAATGTCAGCGTGACAGTATTTCACAGAGGAATCTCTGACTTTGATCCAAGGGCAGTCATTGTAACATAATGACTTTGATGGTTGCAGTGTTAGATTGCAGTCTGGTAACAAAATCCCACCATAATTTGCTTGGCAAAACTCTTGGTTTTTGTCTCGAATTAGACTCCAGATTCCTTCACTAATGATTCTGCGGCATAACTGGAAGTTTTCCTCTGTTAGTGTCTTTCGTCCACACTCTTGCTTCACTGTTTCAAGAACAGCAGAGAAATCTTCAACAGTAAAGCTGGGCTGCAcaccaacattttcaaaaagctcTCGACAgctgtttctgtatttgtttggaAGCTGATAAAGATGGGGAGCTGCATCAAAATTCAGGTGGAATGCAACTTTGGAAGGACTGACATATGTGTTCTCTACCAAAATGGAGTTAAATGATTTTAGGTCTTCACTTATTTTGCCTCTTACATTTTCATCCTGCAGCATTTCCTCATGAAGGTATTTGTAGCAggcatttgttatattttcctGATACAACGTAACACCATCAAAAGACTGAGAAAGTTCCTTTAGTTGACTGATGACCAGCTCAACAGGGGGCTTCCTTATTAGACCAAGGCCATCTTTCACAGCCAATGACATTGCACCACACCCTTTAAAGGATGGTGAATTCTCATTCAGAATTGGCTTCATTAGGCAAACGGTATCCTGATGTTCAGTTGTGTAAAGCTCTCTAGGTGAGAACATTGTGGTTGGGGAAAAGCTGTTCCCATGCCATGGTAAAGAGAAGCCTGCAGGTCTTGTCAGAAATGGAAGGAACTTGATATCTTGTAGATTCTCCAGGTACTCAGTTGCAACTGGATCTCTCATCCTCAGTTTCTCATCAATGAGACTCAGTAGTATGCTGCTACGAAAGCATGCAGCTGTGTGATCATTTTCATTAAGCTCAATGACAGAATGAGCACGCTCAGTGAGGTCGTCCCAGCATAGATCATCTTTCACCATGCCCAGCTGCACTAGTTTAACTAAACAGACTGGATTTACATAGTCTTTGGACGTTTCTTCAGGAAATCTTCCATCATCAGCAATGTAGAGTTTAGCAACTCTTCCCTCTGGATGGATGAGTTTGGAGGGTAAAACTAGTTCACTTTTGGGGCCAGAGCAAGGTATGCAAGGAGTGACTCTAAGAATTGATTCAAAATCTTCAAGTTTCTCATTTAGGACATAGTGCATCAGAGGATCTCTGAGCTCTTTGTCAAGCTCCTGAATGTGAGGAAAAAATACTTCTGAAAAGAACTGCTTCTCTGTCAGGGTATTTTCCATTAACTTCCCTCTACATCCAGCATCATCAAATCCTTCCTTTACCCAGTCAGGGAGCTCAACAGCACAGAGGTTTTGTGAGCCACTCTTCCTGAGGTATTTTAGAAATATCTTGAAAGCAGCAGAGCCAATGTCTGGCCTACAAAGTAAGGCGTCATCCAGGAATCTGATGTATTTGATTGACACCCATGTTTTTCCATCTGAAAAAACCTTGGCCTGATCGCTGTCACCTCCTTTGGCTATTTCTTGGTAAATGCCCTGGCTGATCAGCACAAAGTCATCATGTACCTGACTTGGATCTGGCCATGCTGAATAGTAGCTGTACTCGAGAAGTTCTCCGCTTTCAGCCAGTGAACGCAGCATTGAGAGGGCTGCTAAGTAGGCCTGGACAATGACGTGCCTCATGAACACAGAGTTCCACTGTCCTTTGGTATCGGTCTTCCAGATCTCTTTGCGATTGGAAGTGACAGCAAAGCAGCCATTGATGTGAACTGGCAGGCCTGTTTTGATTCTGAGAGGCAAGTAGCAAAACACCTCTCCAATTggtgttaaatttgttttcacagtCCATTTGCGATTCTCTTCCTCTGAGAGAAGAACAGCAACTCCTCCACAAGGCACCAGTCCAAGTCTTTTTCCACTATCACTGAGGGAAAATTTGAGGGCTTCACTCACATCCATGCATGAACAGATGAGCCAGTTGGTGACCTCGATTGCTTTTTGGGGCATTTCATCTGTCAGTCTCCGAGTTTGGACCCCTTTAGCTGCCATCTCAAAGTACTGGTTGGGATCTTCCTCTGGACCTCGGAACAATGGAGAGTGTAGGTCCACAATGCGTTTGAAGACATTGTGAAACTCCTCCACCACAATACGAATGATGCAGCCAGATTTAGGAACATCAGCAGGAACCCTGTTGGTGTTGGCTACTTTCTTCATAACCTTTGCTGCAGATTTTAGGATGCTCAAGGGTCCATAGGAGGCTTTGCTTGACCACACACTTTTGTTAATAGCCACGACATCTTGTGCTGCTGCTGGGTTTGGTTCCTCAGATTTCAGGTATTTCAACACCATACATCCAACATGCTGAGTGAAGAGAATGAACCTATGGCCACATATGCTGAACTCATCAACCAGGGAATAAATATCTGTGGTGTTGTAGTACAGACTACTGATTTCACTGGATGAGGCCTCTTGCTCTGTTCTGAATGGAAGTCTGAAAAGAGTACCATTGTATTTGTATGGTGAGTCTTGAGCTAGAGGCAGCTggcagttaaaaatgttaaggaATGGTTTGAATTGATTGGGAAATTTTCTTAGCCTCTTTTGTTGTTTGCTCCAATTGATTTTGATCCCTGGATTGGACCGGTCTCGAATGTGTTTGCTAATGTGATTGATATTGGGATCAAACATAATCATGAATTCCCTGCTCATTATGATGGGGATATCAGTGATGTGATAAACGGAGTTAAAACCCAAGCCAAACTTGCCAACTTTATCCGCTTCACATCTCTTCACTGACCCACCAAGCCGTGTGATGTTCAAAAAGTCTGTGTCTGTAAATACAGCACTGTTGAAAGACCACAGAGACGGCCCATGGCAAACAATCATGCCAGGGTCAAGGAGATTTTCTCGaatgtcattgttttttctCATGTCAATAAGAAAACTGCACTCTGTTGCACTGGCATCATCAGCATTCTGGAGGAGCTCCTTAAAGATATCTGCTACAGATGGATATTCCtccaagatattttttattcttactgTTAGAGGTTCATGCTGGCCTGATTGTTCAAAGCCAAGATTCTCTGGGTTTATCAACCTAGTGCTCAAACATGGCACCTTCAACCATTCAGCAGTTTTCATTGGGATGTCATCATGGACCAATATAATAGGTTCTGAGGCATCTTCGAGTAAGTCATTTAAATCATCGACCTTGATGTCACAGTAGGTGCATTCATGAATGGGTTTCATCGCTAATTTGCTTGGGTTCTTGTAACAAAAGATAGGCACTTGCATATTAGTGTCCACTGCAATCTGATTATTGTACAGCCATCTGAGGATGTTGATCAAGAGCAGAATATTGTGTTTACTTTCCTCCTTGCTAATCTCTCCTTCACATCTTTTTTGGATTGTGGCAATGACGTCAAACACATGGGTTGGGACAACCTCTTCCACTGAACCACAAAACTTGAAAAGCTTATGAAattttctcattgtttttgGCAGTGAGTAGAGGTAAGGCTGCAGGTCTAGATCGGGGAGGGGTTTTAAGACAGTTTGGCCTGGTGATGTGAATGTCTTTCCAGTCCACACCCAATCAAAAGGCAAGGATTTCATTGCTTCTCTCGCATCCTCAAGATGAGCTTGCATAAATCCATAAATCTCAAATAGAATCTGCTGAAACTGGTACCAATCCTCAGTGGTAAATGCTTGGGATTTATGCCAGTCATTCACAGCTTTCAAGTGCTGTAATACTTGATCCACTTGTGGCTCTATTGTAAGTTTCAGAGCCTTCTTGAAACCTGCAGAGGTGTGTTCAACCAGTGGTACTGAAGATCCCACAAGCACTGCATGGCATATTTCACACATCTCAGACAGAGAGCAGATATTGAGCGTATCTCCAATCCAAGCAAGAGAATTTGGGTAAGTTAGAGGTCTTACTTTACAGACAGGGACCCATTTTAGTTGAAGCAATGAGGCCTGGATATCAGCTGATTTTATCAACTTGGTTTGTTTATTAAGAATTTGCAAGagtgtttttgcctttttggtTATTGAGTCCCATTCAGGCTCCTCACTGCTTTGCAACTCCTCTATCTTTTTTGCCACTTTGAGGACATCTTTTTCACTGACCTGCACCTCATTTCTAAGCCCCAGTTGTCGAAGTGAATGGAGAATGTCAGGAGATTTGGTAAATGTACTTGTGGGAAACCgtgttttctcctctttgtaGAACAAATGCTGTAAAATCTCTAGTTCAGGGTCAAAAAGATCTGAGGCTTTTACACACCTTCCACATGACAACTCAATAAATTTAAGAGCAGAAAGCCATCCAATCACAGATGAGTTTTCGTTCTTTAAAAATCCCAGATGCTTAAGAGCCCAAAGCATGATCTGGGTAGTTTCATCTTTTGAATAGAAGCCCTTGTCAATGTCCCGAATAATCATCTTCAGACATTCTGCTGTTTTGACTTGTTCTACGTTGAGCATCTTGATGAGACGGATTGATTCCTCATCATGGCAGGCCACAAGATTTTCTGACAGTTTCACATCTGGAGGGTACTTTGCTCTGTGATGTAAAGCTTTTGCACCTCTCATTGATGTAAATGATGAAGTACCTTCAGAATAGGCCCCCACCTTTTCAAAGATAGAGAGATCCAGTAATGTATGTTTTTCCTTCTCAGTGATGTCAGACAGTCCTGCGAGAAATTTTCTGAGCACAATTTTCTCTTCCACTGAGAAAGCCGAGACTTGGCTAGACAACCGCTGTGTTGGTAGTCTACTTAGAATTTGCAAAAACATACCAGGAGAGCAAGGGTGGATGTAGCACTTAAGCTGAGGGTGCTGCAAACACGAGTCCAGGTTTTTTATGACAACACCCCCAAGCTTTTCCAGAATGTTAAAAAGGCTTTCAGAGACCGGAGCCTCATCATTATCCACATGAATTATGGGTGAGGGGGTTTTGAGACGAAGAAGCTTAGCTGTGTTCATGCTGTCCTCAAGGGGCACGAGAGGGATCAAAGGCATGTCTTCAAATGTGTTTAAGTCATCAGCAAAATTGATGTAGAGATGTTTCCAAACCATTTTCAACCATGAAATTGTGGGATGCTTTAGTTCTTTGTTTCCAGGTTCCCACTCTACACTGAAGTCTCTTGTTGGCCAGGCTGTAGAGAGAATCTCCTTGATGAGTCGAGCTGATCGTTCTGGATTCAACACTTGTAGCTGAGTACAGGGTCTTCCTGTTAAAATGACAACGACAATGGATTCAGTGTCAAATATTACCTTAGGTAATGTTCATTGTTGACTAGTTAGTTTCTAAAAGTGAGCAACACTTGAAAACcatattcacaataaaaaattattttcattaaaattatgCATTAACAATATTTAAGATGCAATAGTAATGTGATCCATGCAAACA
It includes:
- the sacs gene encoding sacsin gives rise to the protein MANCPDPWVPWVTVSHECIGPRFYQLSPFTSVQDVKQLLYEETNLPVKEQRLLHNGRILDDRMQIGSLVPAGSPEVSMTLEGRGLRGGGRFGQTTPPLVEFLKDILRRYPEGGQILKELIQNAEDAGATEVKFLYDETEYGVESLWSPDMAQHQGTALYVYNDAVFTVEDWNGIQEIARSRKRDDPLKVGRFGIGFNSVYHITDVPSIFSGDQIAMLDPHQTLFGMHESGQCWNLKTDIKEITELGDQFAPYTQIFGISENTIRDGSFPGTLFRFPLRVKPSQLSGNIYNKEKVLELFESFKADADTVLLFLKSVQKISLHVRECDGTERMLFEVRATENPDDKLERPNALKTLCQAVDSYSNGVPSSIITCVTYQLHIETQDETSKETQRTTWLVCNGVGGRGMCAELDSLADDLKFMPTIGIALPLTVINKEDGGATCGFSGRAFCFLPLPPGEESETGLPVHVSGFFGLTDNRRSIKWREVDQWRDPAALWNELLIITVIPKAYFALIVDAIKRVQTKKDQDFPLSPRGTYRAWPDPKQVKSRWTPILQPLFHELLQQRVIYSLSESWVGVAQAAFSELDTDNDISETVINYLQNSGMQVAKVPAAVDFALVSYMTESTEVKKVTPSLLRQTIRKSKHKGPSEEKLLLLEFALSDANYSDLIGLELLPLQNETFTPFSSSVSEKDAIYITSEAFPRSLYPGLEHRFLLETMKPSVMDSLKKAAKSRGRPCTQLQVLNPERSARLIKEILSTAWPTRDFSVEWEPGNKELKHPTISWLKMVWKHLYINFADDLNTFEDMPLIPLVPLEDSMNTAKLLRLKTPSPIIHVDNDEAPVSESLFNILEKLGGVVIKNLDSCLQHPQLKCYIHPCSPGMFLQILSRLPTQRLSSQVSAFSVEEKIVLRKFLAGLSDITEKEKHTLLDLSIFEKVGAYSEGTSSFTSMRGAKALHHRAKYPPDVKLSENLVACHDEESIRLIKMLNVEQVKTAECLKMIIRDIDKGFYSKDETTQIMLWALKHLGFLKNENSSVIGWLSALKFIELSCGRCVKASDLFDPELEILQHLFYKEEKTRFPTSTFTKSPDILHSLRQLGLRNEVQVSEKDVLKVAKKIEELQSSEEPEWDSITKKAKTLLQILNKQTKLIKSADIQASLLQLKWVPVCKVRPLTYPNSLAWIGDTLNICSLSEMCEICHAVLVGSSVPLVEHTSAGFKKALKLTIEPQVDQVLQHLKAVNDWHKSQAFTTEDWYQFQQILFEIYGFMQAHLEDAREAMKSLPFDWVWTGKTFTSPGQTVLKPLPDLDLQPYLYSLPKTMRKFHKLFKFCGSVEEVVPTHVFDVIATIQKRCEGEISKEESKHNILLLINILRWLYNNQIAVDTNMQVPIFCYKNPSKLAMKPIHECTYCDIKVDDLNDLLEDASEPIILVHDDIPMKTAEWLKVPCLSTRLINPENLGFEQSGQHEPLTVRIKNILEEYPSVADIFKELLQNADDASATECSFLIDMRKNNDIRENLLDPGMIVCHGPSLWSFNSAVFTDTDFLNITRLGGSVKRCEADKVGKFGLGFNSVYHITDIPIIMSREFMIMFDPNINHISKHIRDRSNPGIKINWSKQQKRLRKFPNQFKPFLNIFNCQLPLAQDSPYKYNGTLFRLPFRTEQEASSSEISSLYYNTTDIYSLVDEFSICGHRFILFTQHVGCMVLKYLKSEEPNPAAAQDVVAINKSVWSSKASYGPLSILKSAAKVMKKVANTNRVPADVPKSGCIIRIVVEEFHNVFKRIVDLHSPLFRGPEEDPNQYFEMAAKGVQTRRLTDEMPQKAIEVTNWLICSCMDVSEALKFSLSDSGKRLGLVPCGGVAVLLSEEENRKWTVKTNLTPIGEVFCYLPLRIKTGLPVHINGCFAVTSNRKEIWKTDTKGQWNSVFMRHVIVQAYLAALSMLRSLAESGELLEYSYYSAWPDPSQVHDDFVLISQGIYQEIAKGGDSDQAKVFSDGKTWVSIKYIRFLDDALLCRPDIGSAAFKIFLKYLRKSGSQNLCAVELPDWVKEGFDDAGCRGKLMENTLTEKQFFSEVFFPHIQELDKELRDPLMHYVLNEKLEDFESILRVTPCIPCSGPKSELVLPSKLIHPEGRVAKLYIADDGRFPEETSKDYVNPVCLVKLVQLGMVKDDLCWDDLTERAHSVIELNENDHTAACFRSSILLSLIDEKLRMRDPVATEYLENLQDIKFLPFLTRPAGFSLPWHGNSFSPTTMFSPRELYTTEHQDTVCLMKPILNENSPSFKGCGAMSLAVKDGLGLIRKPPVELVISQLKELSQSFDGVTLYQENITNACYKYLHEEMLQDENVRGKISEDLKSFNSILVENTYVSPSKVAFHLNFDAAPHLYQLPNKYRNSCRELFENVGVQPSFTVEDFSAVLETVKQECGRKTLTEENFQLCRRIISEGIWSLIRDKNQEFCQANYGGILLPDCNLTLQPSKSLCYNDCPWIKVRDSSVKYCHADIPREVAVKLGAIPKRHKALERYASNVCFNPLGSEFGQKEKLTSRIKSILNAYPSEKEMLKELLQNADDAKATEIYFVFDSRTHPTDRIFDDKWIPMQGPALCVYNNQPFSEDDVRGIQNLGRGTKEANPGKTGQYGIGFNSVYHITDCPSFISNNDILCIFDPHAQYAPGATSVSPGRMFRDLDSDFRSQFSDVLNLYLGAHFKLERSTMFRFPIRSIEMAKTSEISSVPASDRMVQNLLDKLKTDGAELLMFLNHMEKISVCQIDHASGELKVLYSVTAKITDGDRLKRKQFHASVIDSVTKKKQLAAIPVQQITYSMDIEDTDGNMTSWMICNRSGFPDIEHVSKSVVSAHKNEDITLFPRGGVAACVSHNYKKPHRAFCFLPLSLETGLPFHVNGHFALDSARRNLWRDDNGVGVRSDWNNNLMTSLIAPAYVELLIQLKRRYFPGPDPTMSILQGTPLHVVKDTLRKYLFFFPANRLDIQPDWYCLVKAVYNCIHADLKRLLPVVRAAQMDNSEIHSVIYISWVNTSTANKSRAFFDNLLQDELQHLKNTEYNLTSRKSVAENVYRLKTLLLDIGFNLVHSCDETANLYLCLEDAGIPVTYVTPSDVRQFLHSFSSPDTSCHVGKLPCRLPQSTFKMVHNLKLLVDYCFKDIEVDEVKIDGLPLLITMENMLQVFDSKRPRFLTAHHELISSRKDMFMNTLYMRYSNVLSKAGVAKPFDISSFSDLLGSVLPREYRTKIPVKWKDTFPSESWLKNTWSFISENVAVKEDQTDIKPSFETVLDTLKDWALLPGIKFMAREKLVIPDHDALLPLSLINIAIFPQGQNDKVFHTLMKAGCIQLAVNKICVKESQIIPFLAQHTANIENPSSILKALEYMIQTSAFKTANLTDRDFEALLLYFNCHLPNISQQDAQSLKLLPCFKSVSGRYISIANYGANYVLEKSMPSADIDKWTQTSSFAFLADSPQLKELYVFLGCMPIDDLEIYLHHLLPKFDSLSYDAKVEHVVYLKERLMSMEEGCKMKDQLYDKLQGLLFIYDYSNRLRPAKFFYDQTVKVFEVMLPAKSFIPNDFFRKIEQVTKPKNGALLLTSWITFLRNIGLKHEVSQQQVLQFAKEISIKAQTESWTKEKVQIVVDVLLNHIFNERIDLFQGTFLKELSMIPFLCPERAPKELIKLHTQYQEMSGTVPLIRFSGSQVNPKFKQTDIIHLLWTSCPILPEKATPSSIKEQDDSALGGQEQLDQVLNMLGVNLDPPLEKVISNCKNICNISSPDDEMVKTRNKVLRSTYEFLSADKRDFHYLLRGVTFVMVEDGWKLLKPEEVVINLDNESDFKPYLYKLPLELGTFHQLFKLLGTEDVVSTKQYVEVLWRIYRSSEGKQLDPNEMRSVKRVVSGLFKSLHNDPQEIRKDLESLRDLIFYLPSHDGRLAKSNTLVFDDAPHYKSRIQGNVGVQMLVDMSQCYLGKDHAFHTKLIMLLPQKLRPRLLSSILEEQLDEDSPKMCQFGALCSLQGRLQLLLSSEQFISGLIRIMKHENDNAYLVNEEKAIRLCKALCEGLKVSCFEKLQTTLRVKGCSPIPHSRSETLAFLKRYGTSVIHLYIQHSDSKDINFLLALAMTLKSATDNLISDTSYLIAMLGCNDIYRITEKLDNLGVKYDSTEPSKLELPLPGTPIPAEIHHTLLMDPMNVFYPGEYVGYLVDSEGGDIYGAYQPTYTYAIIVQEVEREEEENTSFLGKCFQIDIGYSEYKIVSSLDLYKFSRQDESTHIRDTNCPQTPSSPESRSSGLRMMPPVFSGKENLRPPSQKQSPKKIKLHSLPEILKEVTSVVEQAWKLPETERKKIIRRLYLKWHPDKNAENLDIATEVFKHLQNEINRMEKQSVADHQNADRTSRRTFSTSSTRFQSEKFSYQRFYSSWNQEATNHKSERQQFREHYTNYAGSSHSHRFFVPPTFKTVGNPVEARRWLRQARANYSAARNDLHKNANEWVCFKCYLATKLALIAADYAVRGKSDKDVKPTALAQKVEEYSSQLKGLANDVQILEGYGVDSLRTRYPDLLPFPQIPNDRYTSEVAMRVMECTARIIIKLETFVQHKI